From a single Stackebrandtia endophytica genomic region:
- a CDS encoding DUF2975 domain-containing protein → MSKIVIALLRTALAGAVLIGLFATMVIIPGAAEEEVARVPAYAPYQALYVTVAILAVLGILVAISAVWMLLSMVGHNTIFTPRAFRWVDVVIGGTGFATLLAAGVTVHLMFVELPVDDGMQILGAMLATAACTGLGAVFLLLTIVMRQLLKKATNLQAEMAQVV, encoded by the coding sequence ATGTCGAAGATCGTTATTGCGTTGTTGCGCACCGCCCTCGCGGGGGCCGTCCTGATCGGCCTGTTCGCCACCATGGTCATCATTCCGGGAGCCGCCGAGGAAGAGGTCGCCCGTGTTCCGGCCTATGCCCCGTACCAGGCCCTCTACGTCACCGTGGCGATCCTCGCCGTACTCGGCATCCTGGTGGCGATCAGCGCGGTCTGGATGCTGTTGTCGATGGTCGGCCACAACACGATTTTCACCCCGAGGGCCTTCCGATGGGTCGATGTCGTGATCGGCGGCACCGGTTTCGCCACCCTGTTGGCCGCCGGAGTGACCGTTCACCTGATGTTCGTCGAGCTACCGGTCGATGACGGGATGCAGATACTCGGTGCCATGTTGGCCACCGCCGCGTGCACCGGACTGGGCGCGGTATTCCTGCTGTTGACCATCGTCATGCGCCAGTTGCTGAAGAAGGCGACGAACCTGCAGGCCGAGATGGCCCAGGTGGTCTGA
- a CDS encoding helix-turn-helix domain-containing protein: protein MAIIVDIDVMLAKRKMSVGEFAARIGISGANVAVLKNGRAKAIRFTTLEAICTVLECQPGDVLRHVPDSPPD, encoded by the coding sequence GTGGCCATCATCGTCGACATCGACGTCATGCTGGCGAAACGGAAGATGTCGGTCGGTGAGTTCGCTGCCCGCATCGGCATCTCCGGCGCCAACGTCGCGGTCTTGAAGAACGGCCGGGCGAAGGCCATTCGGTTCACCACGTTGGAGGCCATCTGCACGGTGCTGGAATGCCAGCCCGGCGACGTTCTCCGCCACGTCCCCGACTCCCCGCCCGACTGA
- a CDS encoding DUF488 family protein: MAGAFFTVGHSDRSFEEFTALVSAAEVALIVDVRRFPGSRANPQFDKDALSSELPSRQIAYCHLTSLGGRRPADKDIAPDVNGQWRNQSFHNYADYALSPQFHAGLMLLREWGHRRPTAVMCSEAVWWRCHRRIIADHLMAHGEAVFHIMSGPRITPARLTPGAVVRNDGSVDYPILPTAPHGSPDDE, translated from the coding sequence GTGGCGGGGGCATTCTTCACGGTCGGGCATTCCGACCGGTCGTTCGAGGAGTTCACCGCACTGGTGTCGGCCGCCGAAGTGGCTCTGATCGTCGATGTCCGCCGGTTTCCCGGTTCACGCGCCAATCCTCAGTTCGACAAGGATGCGCTGTCCTCCGAACTCCCCAGTCGACAGATCGCCTACTGTCATCTGACGAGTCTGGGCGGGCGACGGCCCGCCGATAAGGATATAGCCCCGGACGTCAACGGGCAGTGGCGAAATCAGAGTTTCCACAACTACGCCGACTACGCCCTCTCACCACAGTTCCATGCCGGCCTGATGCTGTTGCGGGAGTGGGGCCACCGACGACCGACCGCCGTGATGTGTTCGGAGGCGGTGTGGTGGCGGTGTCACCGCCGCATCATCGCCGACCATCTGATGGCGCACGGGGAGGCGGTCTTCCACATCATGAGCGGACCGCGAATCACACCGGCGCGCTTGACGCCGGGCGCGGTCGTCCGCAATGACGGCAGTGTCGACTATCCGATCCTGCCCACAGCACCGCATGGATCACCGGATGACGAATAG
- a CDS encoding GNAT family N-acetyltransferase, with amino-acid sequence MEVVTTADRPDLADKAGKAFATRWPEFIFHDATAAKYRPRVLEYFGHYDILLLDDGEVAAGGWAVPFAWDGGTADLPDGYDSALARSVDDHEAGRTPTALSVMAAAVNPDFDKQGLATRVLESLVERAIERGITRVMAPVRPTEKYRYPLHTMAEYATWVRSDGLSVDPWIRTHQRMGATILGPASRSMVISGTVTEWESWTGMRLPGDGEFVIPDGLTTLTVDHRANRATYVEENLWMRHR; translated from the coding sequence ATGGAAGTCGTCACCACCGCCGACCGCCCCGACCTGGCGGACAAGGCGGGGAAGGCATTCGCTACCCGCTGGCCGGAGTTCATCTTCCATGACGCGACGGCGGCGAAGTACCGCCCGCGTGTGCTTGAGTACTTCGGGCACTACGACATCCTGCTGCTGGACGACGGCGAGGTGGCCGCGGGTGGGTGGGCGGTACCGTTCGCCTGGGACGGCGGTACGGCGGACCTTCCCGACGGCTACGACAGCGCGTTGGCCCGGTCGGTCGACGATCATGAGGCGGGCCGGACACCGACGGCGTTGAGCGTCATGGCCGCCGCCGTCAACCCCGACTTCGACAAGCAGGGATTGGCGACTCGAGTACTGGAATCCCTGGTCGAACGGGCGATCGAACGTGGCATCACCCGGGTGATGGCACCGGTACGACCGACCGAGAAGTACCGCTATCCGTTGCACACCATGGCCGAGTATGCGACCTGGGTGCGTTCCGACGGCCTGTCGGTCGACCCGTGGATACGAACGCATCAACGTATGGGTGCGACGATCCTCGGACCCGCGTCACGCTCGATGGTCATCAGCGGAACAGTGACCGAATGGGAGTCGTGGACCGGAATGCGTCTGCCCGGCGACGGCGAGTTCGTGATCCCGGATGGGCTCACCACCTTGACCGTGGACCACCGGGCGAACCGTGCCACGTACGTCGAGGAGAACCTGTGGATGCGTCACCGTTGA